A window of the Myxococcales bacterium genome harbors these coding sequences:
- the hisZ gene encoding ATP phosphoribosyltransferase regulatory subunit codes for MTTTPSPVRLPAGVRDFLPRAAARRRGIAERLLATFEAWGYARIITPVFECADVLERGLGVDARAAAIRFVEPGTGEVVALRPDITPQVARLAATRLADVGGPVRLCYEGSVNRLVAAGHGALAQREILQAGIELIGADGIDADAETIALAATALAATGLADVQIDLGHVAFATEALAAVADGEVRAALATALARKDRHAVARAAAGLAEADRARLVELVELWGPIGLVLARAQALSWTPRTQAALVALADLAARIAVLAPMTRLSADLGLGRGFEYYTGVRFAGYARGAADAIVRGGRYDGLVGRYGRPTGAVGFAVDIEAIAGAQRAIGLAAPEPPPGVLVVAAAVADAARIAAALRGADVRAAPHLPSRDVGAPLPPGYAAETGWSHVLDVAAARLTTAAGEVAIPPAAIAAAIAGDGGALATIFAGAPAR; via the coding sequence ATGACGACCACGCCCAGCCCTGTCCGCCTGCCCGCCGGCGTCCGCGACTTCTTGCCGCGCGCGGCCGCGCGTCGCCGCGGCATCGCCGAGCGCCTGCTGGCGACGTTCGAGGCCTGGGGCTACGCCCGCATCATCACGCCGGTGTTCGAGTGCGCCGACGTGCTCGAGCGCGGCCTCGGCGTCGACGCCCGGGCCGCGGCGATCCGGTTCGTCGAGCCCGGCACCGGCGAGGTCGTGGCGCTGCGGCCCGACATCACGCCGCAGGTGGCGCGGCTCGCGGCGACCCGGCTGGCCGACGTCGGCGGCCCGGTGCGGCTGTGCTACGAGGGCTCGGTCAATCGCCTGGTCGCGGCCGGCCACGGCGCGCTGGCGCAGCGCGAGATCCTCCAGGCCGGCATCGAGCTGATCGGCGCCGACGGCATCGACGCCGACGCCGAGACGATCGCGCTGGCCGCGACCGCGCTGGCCGCGACCGGCCTGGCCGACGTGCAGATCGATCTGGGCCACGTCGCGTTCGCGACCGAGGCGCTCGCGGCGGTCGCCGACGGCGAGGTCCGCGCCGCCCTGGCCACCGCGCTCGCGCGCAAGGATCGCCACGCGGTCGCCCGCGCCGCCGCCGGTCTGGCCGAGGCCGACCGCGCGCGGCTGGTCGAGCTGGTCGAGCTGTGGGGGCCGATCGGCCTTGTGCTGGCCCGGGCCCAGGCGCTGTCGTGGACCCCGCGGACCCAGGCCGCCCTGGTGGCGCTGGCCGATCTGGCGGCGCGGATCGCCGTGCTGGCGCCGATGACCCGGCTGTCGGCCGACCTCGGCCTCGGGCGCGGCTTCGAGTACTACACCGGCGTGCGCTTCGCCGGCTACGCGCGCGGCGCCGCCGACGCGATCGTCCGCGGCGGTCGCTACGACGGCCTGGTCGGTCGCTACGGTCGGCCGACCGGCGCGGTCGGCTTCGCGGTCGACATCGAGGCCATCGCCGGCGCCCAGCGGGCGATCGGCCTGGCCGCGCCCGAGCCGCCGCCGGGCGTGCTGGTGGTCGCCGCGGCCGTCGCCGACGCCGCGCGCATCGCCGCGGCCCTGCGCGGCGCCGACGTCCGGGCCGCGCCCCACCTGCCGTCGCGTGACGTCGGCGCGCCGCTGCCCCCGGGCTACGCCGCCGAGACCGGCTGGTCGCACGTCCTCGACGTGGCCGCGGCCCGCCTCACGACCGCGGCCGGCGAGGTCGCGATCCCGCCCGCCGCGATCGCCGCCGCGATCGCTGGTGACGGCGGCGCGCTCGCCACTATCTTCGCGGGCGCACCCGCGCGCTGA
- a CDS encoding methylmalonyl-CoA mutase, translated as MATVKKPSPPAPSEPKTLSGLPLKASYGPADLAQRGWTYDEALGDPGAFPFTRGPHATMYRGKPWTMRMFAGFGTPEDTNQRFKFLLASGQTGLSTAFDMPTLMGYDPEHERSLGEVGREGVSVASLEDMTRLFGDIPLDAVSTSMTINAPAAVLLALYVVVAERQGVTPDKLRGTLQNDMLKEFIAQKEWISPIRGHMRIIRDMLTWCTREMPLWNTISISGYHIREAGATGVQELAFTLADGIGYLQLGVDAGIPVDEFAPRLSFFWDVHNDFFEEIAKFRAGRRMWAKIVRERFGATNPRSWILRTHAQTAGVSLMAQQPLNNVVRTTMQALAAVLGGTQSLHTNSYDETYALPTEAAAMLALRTQQVILEESGVAAVADPLGGSYFIETLTDQVEAAAWEYIKKIDAMGGIVRAVEEGYPQREIAKSAYDFQRGVDSGERGVVGVNKYVSPEDDDGIPTLKIEEHVERDQVARCKAWKASRDANLVAARLRGVRAALENDAINVMPPIIDAVRDGVTVGEICDEFRRVLGEHRDPAYL; from the coding sequence ATGGCCACGGTGAAGAAGCCCTCGCCCCCTGCCCCGTCCGAGCCCAAGACCCTGTCGGGCCTGCCGCTCAAGGCCAGCTACGGCCCCGCCGATCTGGCCCAGCGCGGGTGGACCTACGACGAGGCGCTCGGCGATCCGGGCGCGTTCCCGTTCACGCGCGGCCCGCACGCGACGATGTACCGCGGCAAGCCGTGGACGATGCGCATGTTCGCCGGCTTCGGCACGCCCGAGGACACCAACCAGCGCTTCAAGTTCTTGCTCGCCTCGGGCCAGACCGGCCTGTCGACCGCCTTCGACATGCCGACCTTGATGGGCTACGACCCCGAGCACGAGCGCTCGCTCGGCGAGGTCGGGCGCGAGGGCGTCAGCGTCGCGTCGCTCGAGGACATGACCCGGCTGTTCGGCGACATCCCGCTCGACGCCGTGTCGACGTCGATGACGATCAACGCGCCGGCGGCGGTGCTGCTCGCGCTCTACGTGGTCGTGGCCGAGCGCCAGGGCGTCACGCCCGACAAGCTCCGCGGCACGCTCCAGAACGACATGCTCAAGGAGTTCATCGCGCAGAAGGAGTGGATCAGCCCGATCCGCGGCCACATGCGGATCATCCGCGACATGCTCACGTGGTGCACGCGCGAGATGCCGCTGTGGAACACGATCTCGATCAGCGGCTACCACATCCGCGAGGCCGGGGCGACCGGCGTCCAGGAGCTGGCGTTCACGCTGGCCGACGGCATCGGCTACCTGCAGCTCGGCGTCGACGCCGGCATCCCGGTCGACGAGTTCGCGCCGCGCCTGTCGTTCTTCTGGGACGTCCACAACGACTTCTTCGAAGAGATCGCCAAGTTCCGCGCCGGCCGGCGCATGTGGGCCAAGATCGTCCGCGAGCGGTTCGGCGCGACCAACCCGCGGTCGTGGATCCTGCGCACCCACGCCCAGACCGCGGGCGTGTCGCTGATGGCGCAGCAGCCGCTCAACAACGTCGTGCGCACGACCATGCAGGCGCTGGCCGCGGTGCTCGGCGGCACCCAGAGCCTGCACACCAACAGCTACGACGAGACCTACGCGCTGCCGACCGAGGCGGCGGCGATGCTGGCGCTGCGCACCCAGCAGGTGATCCTCGAGGAGTCCGGCGTCGCCGCGGTGGCCGATCCGCTGGGCGGCAGCTACTTCATCGAGACGCTCACCGATCAGGTCGAGGCCGCGGCCTGGGAGTACATCAAGAAGATCGACGCGATGGGCGGCATCGTCCGCGCGGTCGAGGAGGGCTACCCGCAGCGCGAGATCGCCAAGTCGGCCTACGACTTCCAGCGCGGCGTCGACAGCGGCGAGCGCGGCGTCGTCGGCGTCAACAAGTACGTCTCGCCCGAGGACGACGACGGCATCCCGACGCTCAAGATCGAGGAGCACGTCGAGCGCGATCAGGTCGCGCGGTGCAAGGCCTGGAAGGCGTCGCGCGACGCCAACCTGGTCGCCGCCCGGCTGCGCGGCGTCCGCGCCGCGCTCGAGAACGACGCGATCAACGTGATGCCGCCGATCATCGACGCGGTCCGCGACGGCGTCACGGTCGGCGAGATCTGCGACGAGTTCCGGCGCGTGCTCGGCGAGCACCGCGACCCGGCGTACCTGTGA
- a CDS encoding TonB family protein, whose product MSVNRLIICAAGSLLAHAVLARVLDELPERTPPKVAQRVDIRVVAPPPAPTPIEPPPELPSPEPPPAPPPPTPVQPPPRPRPPAPRSPTQPTTPAAPAPPTSTPSATPGAESGAIVPGAAGPPVFGATMESTSQGGTGPAVPIGNSSRPGTGGGAGTGSAGPAARGTGDPVPAAEVTRMPLPRGRCAGAYTDAARAAATEGTVVLDLIVDARGRARDIVVVEGLPNGLSEAAIEALRTCPFSPGERGGEPVPVRVRGFKIRFVLQEAR is encoded by the coding sequence GTGAGCGTCAACCGCCTCATCATCTGCGCCGCCGGATCGCTGCTCGCGCACGCGGTCCTGGCGCGCGTGCTCGACGAGCTACCCGAGCGCACGCCGCCGAAGGTGGCGCAGCGGGTCGACATCCGCGTGGTCGCCCCGCCGCCGGCGCCGACGCCGATCGAGCCGCCGCCGGAGTTGCCGTCGCCGGAGCCGCCGCCGGCGCCGCCGCCCCCGACGCCGGTGCAACCGCCGCCGCGGCCGCGCCCGCCGGCGCCGCGCAGCCCGACCCAGCCCACGACGCCGGCGGCCCCGGCGCCGCCGACGTCGACGCCGAGCGCCACCCCGGGCGCCGAGTCCGGCGCGATCGTGCCCGGCGCCGCCGGGCCGCCGGTGTTCGGCGCGACCATGGAGAGCACGTCGCAAGGGGGCACCGGCCCGGCGGTGCCGATCGGCAACTCGAGCCGGCCCGGGACGGGCGGTGGGGCCGGCACCGGCTCGGCGGGCCCCGCGGCCCGCGGCACCGGCGATCCAGTCCCAGCGGCCGAGGTGACCCGGATGCCGCTGCCGCGGGGGCGCTGCGCCGGCGCCTACACCGACGCGGCCCGGGCGGCCGCGACCGAGGGCACGGTCGTGCTCGACCTGATCGTCGACGCGCGCGGCCGCGCCCGCGACATCGTCGTGGTGGAGGGCCTGCCCAACGGCCTGTCCGAGGCCGCGATCGAGGCCCTGCGCACCTGTCCGTTCAGCCCCGGCGAGCGCGGCGGCGAGCCGGTGCCGGTGCGCGTGCGCGGCTTCAAGATCCGGTTCGTGCTGCAGGAGGCCCGGTGA
- a CDS encoding adenylosuccinate synthase, with product MSVVIVVGAQWGDEGKGKVVDLYAEAADTVVRYGGGANAGHTLVIKGQKLVTHLVPSGVCHPGKPCVLGGGMVIDPRTLLDEIAELTARGLLAHGELLIGQDAHVILPYHKRVEELREGRKGAIGTTRRGIGPAYEAKAARRGVRIRDLFRPERLRDLVAANLDELVPIMLHFGGAAPTAAEIEGWIADALAAGAALRPHVGDASRFVAEKIKAGVNVLFEGAQGTLLDLDHGTYPFVTSSSTIAAGACQSTGIGPSKIDRVVGITKAYATRVGAGPFPTELHGDAAEALRQAGGEFGATTGRPRRCGWLDLPALRLGVRLSGMDGLALTKLDVLAGLPEVRVCVAYKIDGRELDELPTDPDDIARAEPVFASYPGWTSLAGIRSFDDLPPTTRQYVDTVERLAGVPFYLVSVGPDRDETIVLRDPFRE from the coding sequence ATGTCCGTCGTGATCGTGGTCGGCGCCCAGTGGGGCGATGAGGGCAAGGGCAAGGTCGTGGATCTCTACGCCGAGGCGGCCGACACCGTCGTGCGCTACGGCGGTGGCGCCAACGCCGGCCACACGCTGGTCATCAAGGGCCAGAAGCTGGTCACGCACCTGGTGCCGTCGGGCGTGTGCCACCCGGGCAAGCCGTGCGTGCTCGGCGGTGGCATGGTGATCGATCCCCGCACCCTGCTCGACGAGATCGCCGAGCTCACCGCGCGGGGCCTCCTCGCCCACGGGGAGCTGCTGATCGGCCAGGACGCCCACGTGATCCTGCCGTACCACAAGCGCGTCGAGGAGCTGCGCGAGGGCCGCAAGGGCGCGATCGGCACCACCCGCCGCGGCATCGGCCCGGCCTACGAGGCCAAGGCCGCGCGCCGGGGCGTGCGCATCCGCGATCTGTTCCGGCCCGAGCGCCTGCGCGACCTGGTCGCGGCCAACCTCGACGAGCTGGTGCCGATCATGCTCCACTTCGGCGGCGCGGCGCCGACCGCGGCCGAGATCGAGGGCTGGATCGCCGACGCGCTCGCCGCCGGCGCGGCGCTGCGGCCCCACGTCGGCGACGCCAGCCGGTTCGTGGCCGAGAAGATCAAGGCCGGGGTCAACGTGCTGTTCGAGGGCGCCCAGGGCACGCTGCTCGATCTCGATCACGGCACGTACCCGTTCGTGACGTCGTCGTCGACGATCGCCGCGGGCGCCTGCCAGTCGACCGGCATCGGGCCGTCGAAGATCGATCGCGTCGTCGGCATCACCAAGGCCTACGCCACGCGGGTCGGGGCCGGGCCGTTCCCGACCGAGCTGCACGGCGACGCGGCCGAGGCGCTGCGGCAGGCCGGCGGCGAGTTCGGCGCCACCACCGGTCGGCCGCGGCGGTGCGGCTGGCTGGATCTGCCGGCCCTGCGCCTGGGCGTGCGGCTCTCGGGCATGGATGGGCTGGCGCTGACCAAGCTCGACGTGCTGGCCGGGCTGCCCGAGGTCCGGGTCTGCGTCGCCTACAAGATCGACGGCCGCGAGCTCGACGAGCTGCCGACCGACCCCGACGACATCGCCCGGGCCGAGCCGGTGTTCGCGAGCTACCCCGGCTGGACGTCGCTGGCAGGGATCCGGAGCTTCGACGACCTGCCGCCCACGACGCGCCAGTACGTCGACACCGTCGAGCGCCTGGCCGGCGTGCCGTTCTACCTGGTGTCGGTGGGCCCGGATCGGGACGAGACGATCGTCCTGCGTGATCCGTTTCGCGAGTGA
- a CDS encoding MotA/TolQ/ExbB proton channel family protein has translation MLRAGSRWVLWLMLGLSLAAITVIIERVWFFVSERPPRQLLADALARLRTGGPAAALAMLKGARSMEAEVARRCLAGAADGVAAVESLKAAAIEEERLRYERRTAFLGTLGNNAPFVGLFGTVLGIIRAFHDLSATAAQDTQAVMGGIGEALVATGVGLLVALPAVATYNIFVRRVETSVGSSEALAHQILAYLKIERPAPAASTSAEA, from the coding sequence ATGCTCCGCGCGGGCTCGCGCTGGGTCCTGTGGCTGATGCTGGGCCTGAGCCTGGCCGCGATCACCGTGATCATCGAGCGCGTCTGGTTCTTCGTCAGCGAGCGCCCGCCGCGGCAGCTGCTGGCCGACGCGCTGGCGCGCCTGCGCACCGGCGGCCCGGCCGCGGCCCTGGCGATGCTCAAGGGCGCGCGCTCGATGGAGGCCGAGGTGGCGCGGCGGTGCCTGGCCGGCGCCGCCGACGGCGTCGCCGCGGTCGAGTCGCTCAAGGCGGCGGCGATCGAGGAGGAGCGGCTGCGCTACGAGCGCCGGACCGCGTTCCTGGGCACGCTCGGCAACAACGCGCCGTTCGTCGGGCTGTTCGGCACGGTGCTCGGCATCATCCGCGCGTTCCACGACCTGTCGGCCACGGCCGCGCAGGACACCCAGGCGGTCATGGGCGGCATCGGCGAGGCGCTGGTGGCGACCGGCGTCGGGCTCCTGGTCGCGCTGCCGGCGGTCGCCACCTACAACATCTTCGTCCGTCGGGTCGAGACCTCGGTCGGCTCGTCGGAGGCGCTGGCCCACCAGATCCTGGCGTACCTGAAGATCGAGCGGCCGGCGCCGGCGGCGTCGACATCGGCGGAGGCCTGA
- a CDS encoding biopolymer transporter ExbD, giving the protein MLVLLIIFMLTAHLIARQAIAVDLPRASSAAAAPPTTLTITLTRDGALALNAAAVTPAELQAAVRAAVAADPKAQAVIVGDRAVAHGRVVWVIDAIKNAGMTSFAIQIDPAGLIAPGGP; this is encoded by the coding sequence ATGCTGGTGCTGTTGATCATCTTCATGCTGACCGCCCACCTGATCGCGCGCCAGGCGATCGCGGTCGACCTGCCGCGGGCCAGCTCGGCCGCCGCGGCGCCGCCGACGACCCTGACGATCACGCTCACCCGCGACGGCGCGCTGGCGCTCAACGCCGCGGCGGTGACGCCGGCCGAGCTCCAGGCCGCGGTGCGCGCCGCGGTGGCGGCCGATCCCAAGGCCCAGGCGGTCATCGTCGGCGATCGCGCGGTCGCCCACGGCCGGGTCGTGTGGGTGATCGACGCGATCAAGAACGCGGGCATGACCTCGTTCGCGATCCAGATCGATCCGGCCGGGCTGATCGCGCCGGGAGGTCCGTGA
- a CDS encoding Nif3-like dinuclear metal center hexameric protein, with product MTVHLRDVVAYLDATLEIDRFRDYGPNGLQVEGAPEVDTVVTGVSANQTLFERALDLGADLVVVHHGLIWGGGLPLVTGPTARRLKLLLANDISLAAYHLPLDKHARLGNNTGLADAIGLALADRTAFGDVRGTALGLAGSWATELTRDEAIGRVTAGVLGQRAAPFVFPYGPPIVRKVGLCSGGAGDLVEAAAAAGCDLYVTGELAERAGELARELQITLIAAGHYATEVYGPTRVADELRRQFPALSVHFVPVPTPL from the coding sequence ATGACCGTCCACCTGCGCGATGTGGTCGCGTACCTCGACGCGACGCTCGAGATCGATCGCTTCCGCGACTACGGCCCCAACGGGCTCCAGGTCGAGGGCGCGCCCGAGGTCGACACCGTGGTCACCGGGGTCTCGGCCAACCAGACGCTGTTCGAGCGCGCGCTCGACCTCGGCGCCGATCTGGTGGTCGTCCACCACGGGCTCATCTGGGGCGGCGGCCTGCCGCTGGTGACCGGGCCGACCGCGCGCCGGCTCAAGCTGCTGCTCGCCAACGACATCTCGCTGGCCGCCTACCACCTGCCGCTCGACAAGCACGCGCGCCTTGGCAACAACACCGGCCTCGCCGACGCGATCGGCCTGGCCCTGGCCGACCGCACCGCGTTCGGCGACGTGCGCGGCACCGCGCTGGGCCTGGCCGGGAGCTGGGCGACCGAGCTGACCCGCGACGAGGCGATCGGCCGGGTCACGGCCGGCGTGCTCGGGCAGCGGGCCGCGCCGTTCGTGTTCCCGTACGGCCCGCCGATCGTGCGCAAGGTCGGGCTGTGCTCCGGCGGCGCCGGCGATCTGGTCGAGGCCGCCGCCGCGGCCGGGTGCGATCTGTACGTGACCGGCGAGCTGGCCGAGCGCGCCGGTGAGCTCGCGCGCGAGCTGCAGATCACCTTGATCGCCGCCGGGCACTACGCGACCGAGGTCTACGGCCCGACCCGGGTCGCCGACGAGCTGCGCCGTCAGTTCCCGGCGCTGTCGGTCCACTTCGTGCCGGTGCCGACGCCGCTGTGA